One window of the Cryptomeria japonica chromosome 7, Sugi_1.0, whole genome shotgun sequence genome contains the following:
- the LOC131078513 gene encoding uncharacterized protein LOC131078513 codes for MELQADLLLSPRSQHLGISVEQHQHKENSPPFFADRLPTPSFALQFFKRQPLQDITHLFATNDNTQSIYDGRRMSSVMETRGLVEQTSSAGNKKRRSTNLSNDSNISSSNLKRPLLRRDFR; via the exons ATGGAGTTGCAGGCGGATCTGCTTCTTTCACCAAGGTCTCAGCATTTGGGTATTTCTGTGGAACAACACCAACACAAAGAGAACTCTCCTCCATTTTTCGCAGATAGATTGCCCACACCATCTTTTGCCCTACAATTTTTCAAGAGGCAGCCTCTGCAAGATATTACCCACCTGTTTGCTACTAATGATAATACCCAATCCATCTATGAT GGAAGAAGAATGTCCTCTGTAATGGAGACGAGGGGTCTGGTAGAGCAGACATCAAGTgctggaaacaagaagagaagATCCACAAATCTGTCAAATGACAGCAATATTAGTAGCTCCAATCTGAAGAGACCATTGCTGAGAAGAGATTTCAGGTGA